GATAAAAAAAAGGCATATGTTAAAGATTATGTCAATGCCATAAAGAAATTTTCAAAAGGTGCTAATAAGTTTATTCACGCCTGCGATTACGATATAGAAGGAACACTTATAGGATATAATGCTTTAAAGTATGGATGCGGAGATTCATCTGTTAATAATGCATTAAGAATGAAATTTTCTACCTTAACCAAAGAAGATGTTCTCAATGCCTATGAAAATCCTATTGATCTTGATATTAATCAAGTGGATAGTGGAATAGCCCGACACGTTCTTGATTTCATTTTTGGAGTTAATATTTCCAAATCACTAATGAAATCAGTTAGGGAATCAACCAAAAGATTCATTAAATTATCTGCAGGGAGAGTACAAACCCCCACACTCGCTATTTTAGTAGATAGAGAAAAAGAAATTCGTGCCTTTGTTCCAGTCCCATACTGGATGATTAAAGCTTTTTTAGAAGGAGATATAGTTGCGGATCATAAGAAAGGCAAGGTATTTGATAAAAAAGTTGCAGAAACCACACTGGCCAATTGCGAAAGAAATGACGCATTGGTTGAAAATGTGGATATAAAGCAAAGTGTAAAGCAACCACCATTTCCCTTTGATTTAGGTAGTTTACAGTCAGAATCTTATAGTTTATTTGGTTTTAGTCCGAAAAGGACTCAGCAAATAGCTCAAAGTTTATATACTGAAGGTTACACTTCTTATCCACGAACTTCTTCTCAAAAACTTCCCAAAAGTATTGGTTTTGAAAAGATATTTAAACAACTTTCTGGCGATTCAGTATTTGTAAAGCAAATAAAAAAACTTCCCAAACCTTTAAAGCCAAATGAAGGTAAGAAAACTGATGAAGCTCACCCTTCTATTCACCCTACAGGAGTCCTACCAAAAACTCTGAGTAAAGATGACCTTAAGGTATACGAACTTATCGTTTACCGATTTATAAGTGTTTTTGGTGAAAATGCTGCAATGGAAAGCATGAAAACTGAATTAAAAATTGGTGATGAAGATTTCAGCTTCCGTAGAAAAAGAGTGGCCTATATGGGGTGGTTAGAACATTATCCATTCCGTAAAATCGAAAATGAAGAGTTTCCTAATATTAAAAAAGGAGACAGTATAAAAGTAGATAAAGTTGTATCTGAAGAAAAAGAGACAAAACCCCCCGCTAGATATAATGAAGCATCTTTAATAAGGGAATTAGAAAAGAGAGGTTTAGGAACCAAATCTACTAGAGCAGACATAGTAGCAATCCTTTATAACCGAAAATACATCGAAGGAAAACAAATAACAGTAAATCAACTTGGTGAACACATAATTGATACCCTTAGAAAATATTGTGAACAGATAACCAGCGAAGAACTCACTCAGCAGTTTGAAAATGAACTTCAAGAAATAATGGATGATAAAATAACTAAAGATGACGTTATTGATAAAGCCAAAACTGAAGTCGTTTCCATATTAGATGATATAGAAAAAAACAAGCTCAAAATCGGTCAGCAAATCTACGAAGCATATCAGGAAAGTAGAATTGTAGGAGCATGTAAGTGTGGTGGGAATCTGGTTCTTAAATATTCTCCACGCAATAAAAGTACATTTGTTGGATGTTCAAAGTACCCTGACTGCAAGGCCACTTATTCCCTTCCTAGAGGTGCTAGTGTCCTTAAAACTAAGTGCGAAAAATGTACTTTACCTATGATTTCCTATGGAAAACCACGCCAGCGTGCTTGTCTTGACCCTAAATGTGGTAAAGATGGGAAAGAAACACCCCGCGAAGTTGTTGGAAAATGTCCTGAGTGTGGAAAAGAACTTCTAAAACGTTCAGGCAGATATGGTGAATTTATTGGATGTTCTGGTTTCCCAAAATGTAGATTTACCCAATCACTTGAAGAAAAAGAAGGAAAAGAAGAAAAAACAGCAAGTAATTAATAAATTTAAGTTTAATAAGCTTAATTTCATTAATTACACCTTATTTAATTTTTAAT
The DNA window shown above is from Methanobacteriaceae archaeon and carries:
- the topA gene encoding DNA topoisomerase I, translated to MHEVIICEKPKSSEKIAQALSPNPEKKKYKKVAYWEFEKDGKKTTVLSAVGHLYSLVPLNPKEEQFFDLAWVPLYDVDKKKAYVKDYVNAIKKFSKGANKFIHACDYDIEGTLIGYNALKYGCGDSSVNNALRMKFSTLTKEDVLNAYENPIDLDINQVDSGIARHVLDFIFGVNISKSLMKSVRESTKRFIKLSAGRVQTPTLAILVDREKEIRAFVPVPYWMIKAFLEGDIVADHKKGKVFDKKVAETTLANCERNDALVENVDIKQSVKQPPFPFDLGSLQSESYSLFGFSPKRTQQIAQSLYTEGYTSYPRTSSQKLPKSIGFEKIFKQLSGDSVFVKQIKKLPKPLKPNEGKKTDEAHPSIHPTGVLPKTLSKDDLKVYELIVYRFISVFGENAAMESMKTELKIGDEDFSFRRKRVAYMGWLEHYPFRKIENEEFPNIKKGDSIKVDKVVSEEKETKPPARYNEASLIRELEKRGLGTKSTRADIVAILYNRKYIEGKQITVNQLGEHIIDTLRKYCEQITSEELTQQFENELQEIMDDKITKDDVIDKAKTEVVSILDDIEKNKLKIGQQIYEAYQESRIVGACKCGGNLVLKYSPRNKSTFVGCSKYPDCKATYSLPRGASVLKTKCEKCTLPMISYGKPRQRACLDPKCGKDGKETPREVVGKCPECGKELLKRSGRYGEFIGCSGFPKCRFTQSLEEKEGKEEKTASN